The DNA window ATGGCCCGGAAATACTGGTACGAGAAGGGCCAGCCCGACCGGGTGAACATCGTCACCTTCTCGGGCGCGTTCCACGGCCGCTCCTCGGCCGCGATCGCGGCGGTGGGCACCGAGAAGATGACCAAGGGATTCGGACCGCTTCTGCCGGGCTTCATCCACCTGCCCTTCGGCGCCCATGGCTCGGTTCTGCAGAACGCCATCGACGACACCGTGGCCGCGATCATGGTCGAACCCGTGCAGGGCGAGGGCGGCCTCAGGCCGCTGCCCGATCCCTGCCTGAAGGGGCTGCGCGATCTCTGCGACGAGACCGGCGCGCTTCTGATCTATGACGAGGTGCAATGCGGCATGGGCCGGACCGGCAAGCTCTTCGCCCATGAATGGGCGGGCGCCGCGCCCGACATCATGATGATCGCCAAGGGCATCGGCGGCGGCTTCCCGCTGGGCGCGGTGCTGGCAACCGAGGCCGCGGCCTCGGGCATGACCGCGGGCAGCCATGGCTCGACCTATGGCGGCAACCCGCTGGCCTGCGCCGTCGGCAAGACGGTGATCGACATCATTTCCGATCCCGGCTTCCTCGACGAGGTGAACCGCAAGGCCGGGCTGTTGCGGCAACGGCTGGAAGGGCTGGTGGCGAGCCATCCCGAGGTGTTCGAGGCGGTGCGCGGCTCCGGGCTGATGCTGGGGCTGAAATGCCGCGCGGCCAATACCGACGTGGTGCAGGCGGGCTATGACCAGCATCTGCTGACGGTTCCGGCAGGGGATAATGTGGTCCGCATCCTGCCGCCGCTGACGATTTCCGACGAAGAGATTGCCGAGGCCGTGGCCCGGCTCGATGCGGCCGCGACGGCCGTTGCCGCGAAGGAGGCCCGGACATGACCCATTTTCTCGACAT is part of the Rhodovulum sp. MB263 genome and encodes:
- a CDS encoding aspartate aminotransferase family protein translates to MVPSVLPIYNRAPLSFETGEGSWLVATDGTRYLDLGAGIAVNALGHAHPALVAALTAQANRIWHLSNLYHIPEQEALADALVEKTFADTVFFTNSGTEACELAVKMARKYWYEKGQPDRVNIVTFSGAFHGRSSAAIAAVGTEKMTKGFGPLLPGFIHLPFGAHGSVLQNAIDDTVAAIMVEPVQGEGGLRPLPDPCLKGLRDLCDETGALLIYDEVQCGMGRTGKLFAHEWAGAAPDIMMIAKGIGGGFPLGAVLATEAAASGMTAGSHGSTYGGNPLACAVGKTVIDIISDPGFLDEVNRKAGLLRQRLEGLVASHPEVFEAVRGSGLMLGLKCRAANTDVVQAGYDQHLLTVPAGDNVVRILPPLTISDEEIAEAVARLDAAATAVAAKEART